The following proteins are co-located in the Shouchella hunanensis genome:
- a CDS encoding carbohydrate ABC transporter permease, with product METNTAPNRSRKPLKHTSIGARREEKYFWLFISPWLIGFTVFIAGPMIASLYFSFTDYAIMGEASFVGLQNFVNLFSDPLFYRSLFVTTAYAALAVPFSIVLAIGLALLLNAKIKGQAFFRTFFYAPSIISGVSVAFLWMWILNPQFGVVNSFLYEVFGLTGPGWFTDPYTVIPSFVLMQLTAVGSTMIIFLASLQQLPKELYEAAAIDGASAWRRFRNITIPLISPIILFNVIISIIASFQIFTQAYVITDGGPDWMSYFYVYYLFETAFFQNRMGYASAQAWILFLIIFVLTFLALYVSRKNVHYEYDK from the coding sequence ATGGAAACGAACACAGCGCCCAATCGGAGTCGAAAACCACTTAAACATACATCTATTGGGGCAAGGAGAGAAGAAAAGTACTTTTGGCTATTTATTTCACCGTGGTTAATCGGTTTTACTGTATTTATCGCTGGTCCTATGATCGCTTCGCTTTACTTTAGCTTTACCGATTATGCCATCATGGGTGAAGCTTCGTTTGTAGGCTTACAAAACTTTGTGAATCTCTTTTCTGATCCATTGTTCTATCGCTCCTTATTTGTCACGACAGCTTACGCTGCTCTCGCCGTTCCCTTTTCCATTGTTTTAGCCATTGGGCTTGCTTTGTTACTGAATGCCAAAATTAAAGGGCAGGCCTTTTTTCGAACCTTCTTTTATGCGCCCTCCATCATTTCAGGAGTGTCTGTCGCCTTTCTATGGATGTGGATTCTAAATCCTCAATTCGGAGTCGTCAATTCCTTTCTATATGAAGTTTTTGGCTTGACAGGACCTGGCTGGTTTACGGACCCTTATACCGTTATTCCTTCCTTTGTCCTTATGCAGTTGACTGCAGTCGGAAGTACGATGATTATTTTCCTCGCTAGTCTGCAACAGCTTCCAAAAGAGCTTTATGAAGCTGCAGCTATAGATGGAGCAAGTGCTTGGAGACGGTTCAGAAACATCACGATCCCATTGATTTCACCGATTATTCTTTTTAATGTCATTATCTCCATCATTGCGTCGTTTCAAATTTTCACTCAAGCGTACGTGATTACAGATGGTGGACCCGATTGGATGAGCTACTTCTACGTTTATTATTTGTTTGAAACAGCCTTTTTCCAAAATCGTATGGGGTACGCATCTGCTCAAGCTTGGATTTTATTTTTAATCATCTTTGTTCTTACATTCCTAGCTCTTTACGTATCTCGGAAAAATGTCCACTACGAATATGACAAATAA
- a CDS encoding carbohydrate ABC transporter permease, whose protein sequence is MKHLFNKTHYSPGELSKGGKILTYTGLMACLSLFLFPVAWMFFTSVKSLDEIVSNPLSFFPTTWNWSNYLEVFQNHPFATYLWNTSWYTVVTVVGTVFFSAMIAFGFARFRARGQTFLFAIVLSTMMLPQQVVMIPQYLLFNSIGWVDSYLPLTIPAIAGSAFLIFLLRQFYLGLPKELDEAVTIDGGGYLTIFFKIILPLSLPAMATAAIIEFMFRWNDLMGPLIYLNSQELYPLSLGLANFTAAYAATPWQLLMAASVMAVLPPLTLFFFAQKYFIQGVVISGTKG, encoded by the coding sequence ATGAAGCACCTATTTAATAAGACTCACTATTCTCCTGGCGAGCTATCTAAAGGTGGGAAAATTCTTACGTATACTGGTTTAATGGCTTGTCTATCTTTGTTTTTGTTTCCAGTAGCTTGGATGTTTTTTACATCGGTGAAAAGTTTGGATGAGATCGTTTCAAATCCACTCTCTTTTTTTCCTACTACCTGGAACTGGTCCAACTATCTGGAAGTCTTTCAGAACCACCCGTTTGCAACCTACCTCTGGAATACGTCTTGGTACACCGTCGTCACGGTAGTCGGTACCGTTTTCTTTTCCGCCATGATCGCATTTGGGTTTGCTCGATTTCGCGCTAGAGGGCAAACGTTCTTGTTCGCTATTGTTTTAAGTACGATGATGCTGCCGCAACAAGTAGTGATGATCCCACAATATTTACTGTTTAATTCGATTGGATGGGTGGATTCTTATTTACCCTTAACCATTCCAGCCATTGCTGGGAGTGCATTCTTAATCTTTTTGTTACGACAGTTTTATCTCGGCTTACCAAAAGAACTGGATGAAGCTGTGACCATTGATGGCGGCGGCTACTTAACGATCTTCTTTAAGATTATCCTTCCTCTCTCCTTGCCTGCGATGGCAACAGCTGCCATTATTGAATTTATGTTTCGCTGGAATGATTTAATGGGTCCACTCATTTATTTAAATTCACAAGAGCTTTATCCATTGTCTCTAGGGTTAGCAAATTTCACTGCTGCGTACGCGGCTACACCTTGGCAGCTACTTATGGCCGCTTCCGTTATGGCTGTGCTACCACCTCTCACTCTGTTCTTTTTTGCACAAAAATATTTTATTCAAGGGGTGGTAATTTCGGGTACAAAAGGCTGA